From the genome of Primulina eburnea isolate SZY01 unplaced genomic scaffold, ASM2296580v1 ctg800_ERROPOS1600000, whole genome shotgun sequence, one region includes:
- the LOC140822334 gene encoding uncharacterized protein, whose amino-acid sequence MVPSKSVSKTPLELWNGRVPNLRNIRIWGCHAYGLKRKMDKMQPRSELCMFVGYPKGTRGYYFYSHQDKKIFVSTNATFLEDKHIEDSESKSKVLLEEIAKSSTPEIRSEPTQFEFTFLPPLTTGFQTNEVVEDIESFDAVPIEQEEDPITYKEAMEDVDADQWRSAMESEMGSMYTNFVWVLVDIPEG is encoded by the exons ATGGTTCCTTCTAAGTCTGTCTCTAAGACACCTCTTGAATTGTGGAATGGGCGCGTGCCTAATCTAAGAAATATTCGGATATGGGGATGTCATGCTTATGGGCTAAAGAGAAAGATGGATAAAATGCAACCTAGATCAGAACTATGCATGTTTGTCGGATATCCTAAGGGAACAAGAGGATATTACTTCTATAGTCATCAAGACAAGAAGATATTTGTAAGTACAAATGCAACCTTCTTAGAGGACAAGCACATAGAAGATAGTGAATCAAAGAGTAAGGTTCTTTTGGAAGAGATTGCTAAATCATCTACTCCAGAGATCCGCAGTGAACCTACTCAGTTTGAATTCACATTTCTACCACCATTAACCACTGGTTTCCAAACAAATGAAGTGGTAGAAGACATTG AATCGTTTGATGCGGTTCCCATTGAACAAGAGGAGGATCCCATCACGTACAAAGAAGCTATGGAGGATGTTGACGCTGACCAATGGAGGAGTGCCATGGAATCAGAAATGGGATCCATGTACACTAACTTCGTCTGGGTTCTTGTAGACATTCCTGAGGGGTGA